One window of Mediterraneibacter butyricigenes genomic DNA carries:
- a CDS encoding peptidase C39, producing MKNPLHYQISECDCGPTSMLNAVSYLFEREEIPPEIIRNIMLYCLDCYSAEGIPCKSGTSRMAMMFLSNWLNEFGKVGRLSVGSSYLSGDQVYVGSGSRINDILRRGGAVVVRLFLDEWHYVTFTGAEDGKIFVFDPYYEDELYEEEGIELILDQPMKYNRIIPEHYFNREELELYALGPKEGREAVLLTNKETVLTEEKTIEYFI from the coding sequence ATGAAAAATCCATTACATTATCAGATATCAGAATGTGACTGCGGACCGACTTCCATGTTAAATGCAGTCAGTTATTTGTTTGAACGGGAAGAGATCCCGCCGGAAATCATAAGAAATATTATGCTTTATTGTTTGGACTGTTACAGTGCGGAAGGAATTCCTTGCAAGAGCGGAACCTCCCGGATGGCGATGATGTTTTTGTCCAACTGGTTAAATGAATTCGGAAAGGTCGGAAGACTGTCTGTCGGAAGCAGCTATCTGTCAGGTGATCAGGTATATGTTGGAAGTGGAAGCAGGATCAATGATATCTTAAGGCGAGGCGGAGCTGTTGTGGTTCGCCTGTTTTTGGATGAATGGCATTACGTGACGTTTACCGGTGCAGAAGATGGGAAGATCTTTGTCTTTGATCCTTATTATGAAGACGAACTGTATGAGGAAGAAGGCATAGAGCTTATCCTGGATCAGCCGATGAAGTATAATCGGATCATCCCGGAACATTATTTTAACCGGGAAGAACTGGAACTATACGCGTTGGGCCCGAAAGAGGGCAGAGAAGCAGTGCTTTTGACCAATAAAGAGACAGTGCTGACAGAAGAAAAGACGATTGAGTATTTCATTTAA
- a CDS encoding dicarboxylate/amino acid:cation symporter: protein MKNYNFFKSLPFKLIVGVVVGIIVGLILNSTDGAPLTSAILNIVVTLKYVLGQVINFCIPLIIIGFIAPSITKMGNNASRLLLLAVAIAYTSSVGAALFSTAAGYALIPHLSIASSVEGLKELPEAVFQLSIPQIMPVMSALVFSIMVGLAAAWTGAKIITQVLDEFQAIVLDIVSRILIPLLPFFIGLTFCGLAYEGSITKQLPVFIQVILIVMVGHYIWMALLYTIAGVYSGENPLEVIKHYGPAYLTAVGTMSSAATLAVALQCARKAKPLRKDMVSFGIPLFANIHLCGSVLTEVFFCMTISKILYGSLPSIGTMILFCVLLGVFAIGAPGVPGGTVMASLGLITGVLLFDDAGTALMLTIFALQDSFGTACNVTGDGALTLILTGYARKHNIAENSETPSSPL from the coding sequence ATGAAAAATTATAATTTCTTCAAAAGCCTGCCGTTCAAGCTGATCGTAGGTGTAGTCGTCGGTATCATCGTCGGTCTGATTTTAAATTCCACGGATGGTGCACCGCTTACTTCCGCGATCCTGAACATCGTCGTCACACTGAAATATGTGCTGGGACAAGTCATCAATTTCTGTATCCCGCTGATCATCATCGGATTCATTGCACCATCCATCACCAAGATGGGCAACAATGCGTCCCGTCTGCTTTTACTTGCAGTCGCCATCGCCTATACTTCATCCGTTGGTGCCGCATTATTTTCCACGGCTGCCGGATATGCGCTGATTCCACATCTTTCTATCGCATCCAGCGTGGAAGGATTAAAGGAACTGCCAGAAGCTGTTTTCCAGCTTTCCATCCCGCAGATCATGCCCGTTATGAGTGCTCTGGTCTTCTCCATCATGGTTGGACTGGCTGCTGCCTGGACCGGTGCTAAAATTATCACACAGGTACTGGATGAATTTCAGGCCATTGTACTGGATATCGTTTCCCGGATCCTGATTCCATTACTTCCGTTTTTCATCGGACTGACCTTCTGTGGTCTGGCTTACGAAGGTTCCATCACCAAACAGCTTCCGGTCTTTATCCAGGTGATTCTCATCGTAATGGTCGGACATTATATCTGGATGGCACTGCTCTATACCATCGCAGGTGTTTATTCCGGTGAAAATCCGTTGGAAGTCATAAAACATTACGGTCCGGCTTACCTGACTGCTGTCGGTACCATGTCTTCCGCCGCCACACTGGCCGTTGCACTCCAGTGTGCACGTAAAGCAAAACCACTGCGTAAAGATATGGTAAGCTTCGGAATTCCGCTGTTTGCAAATATCCACCTCTGCGGATCTGTGCTGACCGAAGTATTTTTCTGTATGACCATTTCCAAAATTCTCTACGGAAGTCTTCCGTCCATCGGAACCATGATTCTGTTCTGTGTACTGCTTGGTGTCTTTGCCATCGGAGCTCCCGGTGTACCGGGTGGAACTGTGATGGCTTCTCTTGGTCTGATCACCGGTGTGCTCTTATTTGACGATGCCGGAACTGCGCTGATGTTGACTATCTTCGCTTTACAGGACAGCTTCGGAACTGCCTGCAACGTAACCGGAGACGGGGCGCTGACTCTGATTCTGACCGGATATGCCAGGAAGCACAACATTGCAGAAAATTCAGAAACCCCGTCTTCTCCGCTATAA
- the fliB gene encoding flagellin lysine-N-methylase, with the protein MKTLRPDYYETFHCIADACPITCCQEWKIYVDPDTESLWNTLSVPGDLPDKKASLTDYLTTREQQRVIALNPDHRCPFLAENKLCHLVLAHGDSVLSETCTIFPRESHTFSSHMEQSLMPCCPAVIDLFQEKETLTFPILPEISDHSEVLLFQIRQEMIRAFTTESSNSDSDSSISCEEILLELFYILRELSRQEHPGPEMIREYFSSANRSALHRAISEIELPLTDTLDEASELLQDLSVNYEKEGLYQEFLSPILLCAQTVFPELSEEELHAHWKDFQKGLSPFQTLFRNFLANELYSDLVLPDYSIKEMLLKLQWIAMEYTAIRQSLFFSWLGHPSLSYERVRQTIVILTRMTGYEDEDIFSYLENSFESPFWDWGYFALIVGKA; encoded by the coding sequence ATGAAAACTTTACGCCCCGATTATTATGAAACCTTTCACTGCATTGCGGATGCCTGTCCCATCACCTGCTGCCAGGAATGGAAGATCTACGTAGATCCGGACACGGAATCTCTCTGGAATACGCTTTCCGTCCCCGGTGATTTACCGGACAAAAAAGCATCTCTGACCGACTATCTCACAACCAGAGAACAGCAACGAGTGATCGCTCTGAATCCGGACCACCGTTGTCCGTTTCTTGCCGAAAACAAGTTGTGCCATCTGGTTCTGGCTCACGGAGATTCTGTTCTCTCCGAGACATGCACGATATTTCCAAGGGAATCTCATACCTTTTCTTCCCATATGGAGCAGTCGCTGATGCCCTGCTGCCCTGCAGTCATTGATCTGTTCCAGGAAAAAGAAACACTCACTTTTCCGATACTCCCGGAAATTTCTGATCATTCGGAAGTTCTACTTTTTCAGATTCGTCAGGAAATGATCCGGGCATTTACAACAGAGAGCTCAAACTCCGATTCTGATTCTTCTATTTCTTGCGAAGAGATCCTCCTGGAGTTGTTTTATATTTTACGGGAACTGAGCCGGCAGGAGCATCCAGGCCCGGAGATGATCCGGGAGTATTTTTCTTCCGCCAACCGTTCCGCACTTCACCGGGCAATCTCTGAGATTGAGCTGCCCCTTACAGACACGCTGGATGAAGCTTCCGAACTGCTGCAGGATCTGTCGGTAAATTATGAAAAAGAGGGACTGTATCAGGAATTTTTATCTCCGATTCTGCTCTGCGCACAAACGGTATTCCCGGAACTTTCCGAAGAAGAACTGCATGCTCACTGGAAGGACTTTCAAAAGGGCCTGTCCCCTTTTCAGACTTTATTCCGGAATTTCCTTGCCAACGAGCTTTATTCTGATCTGGTATTACCGGATTATTCCATAAAAGAAATGCTTCTGAAATTACAATGGATCGCCATGGAGTACACAGCGATCCGTCAAAGTCTGTTTTTCAGTTGGCTTGGGCACCCATCCCTTTCTTATGAGCGCGTCCGGCAGACGATTGTGATTCTGACCCGGATGACCGGCTACGAAGACGAAGATATTTTCTCCTATCTGGAGAACAGCTTCGAATCTCCCTTCTGGGACTGGGGGTATTTTGCCCTGATCGTGGGAAAAGCGTAA
- the nadC gene encoding carboxylating nicotinate-nucleotide diphosphorylase, whose amino-acid sequence MNTITMKLQADHLIMEALKEDISSEDVSTNAVMKEYVKGEVELICKEDGIIAGLDVYARVFELLDEKTETTLYCKDGEAVKKGQLLGKVTGDIRVLLSGERVALNYLQRMSGIATYTHSVAELLKGSKTKLLDTRKTTPNMRIFEKYAVRAGGGFNHRYNLSDGVLLKDNHIGAAGGVKEAILAAKEYAPFVRKIEIEVENLEMVKEAADAGADIIMLDNMSPEEMKEAIRIINGRAETECSGNVTRENIRQVTEVGVDYISSGALTHSAPILDISMKNLHPVEE is encoded by the coding sequence ATGAACACGATTACAATGAAATTGCAGGCGGACCATTTGATCATGGAAGCCTTAAAAGAAGATATTTCCAGTGAAGATGTCAGCACCAATGCGGTGATGAAGGAATATGTAAAGGGGGAAGTAGAGCTGATCTGTAAAGAAGACGGAATCATTGCCGGTCTGGATGTATATGCCAGAGTCTTTGAACTTCTGGATGAAAAGACCGAGACCACTCTTTACTGCAAGGATGGCGAAGCGGTCAAAAAGGGACAGCTTTTGGGAAAAGTAACGGGTGATATCCGGGTGCTTCTGTCCGGCGAAAGAGTTGCCTTAAACTATTTGCAGAGAATGAGCGGAATTGCGACGTATACCCATTCTGTCGCAGAATTGTTAAAAGGAAGCAAGACGAAACTGTTGGATACCAGAAAGACCACACCGAACATGCGAATCTTTGAAAAATATGCGGTTCGGGCAGGTGGCGGATTCAACCACCGCTACAATCTGTCAGACGGTGTGCTTTTAAAGGATAATCATATCGGAGCTGCGGGCGGTGTCAAAGAAGCCATTCTTGCCGCAAAAGAATATGCGCCGTTTGTACGGAAAATTGAGATTGAGGTGGAGAATCTGGAGATGGTAAAAGAGGCAGCAGATGCAGGAGCAGATATTATCATGCTGGATAATATGTCACCGGAGGAAATGAAAGAAGCCATCCGTATCATCAACGGAAGAGCAGAAACGGAGTGTTCTGGAAATGTGACCAGAGAAAATATCAGGCAAGTGACAGAAGTGGGCGTGGATTATATTTCCAGTGGAGCGCTGACCCACTCTGCACCGATTCTGGATATTTCCATGAAAAATCTTCATCCGGTGGAAGAATAA
- a CDS encoding L-aspartate oxidase produces the protein MEKAELRADVVIVGTGVGGLFSALNLPRKQKIIMITKSDLESSDSFLAQGGICMLHDAEDYDNYFEDTMKAGHYENRKESVDLMIRGSREIISDLIGYGVDFQKTEERDRKGNNLEDVYAFTREGAHSRPRILFHEDITGKEITSKLLAQVKQLENVTIYEYTTMKDILIEDGACCGILAETKSGEMLKIYVKDTIWASGGIGGRYQHSTNFSHLTGDALDISEKHGIRLEHLDYVQIHPTTLYSKKPGRRFLISESVRGEGAILLNAKKERFVNELLPRDVVTKAIREEMEKEGSDHVWLSMENIDKETILKHFPNIYQHCLEEGYDVTKEPIPVVPAQHYFMGGVWVDSDSHTSMGHLYAVGETSCNGVHGANRLASNSLLESLVFAKRAARKITGETMNQNMDQETDAQDRRKTANPDGITETETQTAKENVKKHVA, from the coding sequence ATGGAAAAAGCAGAATTAAGGGCGGATGTTGTAATTGTCGGAACGGGAGTGGGCGGACTGTTCAGCGCCCTGAATCTTCCACGAAAACAGAAGATCATTATGATTACCAAATCAGACCTGGAGAGCAGTGATTCCTTCCTGGCACAGGGCGGAATCTGCATGCTGCATGATGCAGAAGATTATGACAATTATTTTGAGGATACGATGAAAGCCGGACATTATGAAAATCGGAAGGAATCCGTAGACCTGATGATCCGTGGTTCCAGAGAGATCATTTCAGATCTGATCGGATATGGAGTGGATTTCCAGAAAACAGAGGAAAGGGATCGGAAAGGAAATAATCTGGAAGATGTGTATGCATTTACCAGAGAGGGCGCACATTCCAGACCGAGAATCCTGTTCCATGAAGATATCACGGGGAAAGAGATCACCAGCAAGCTTCTGGCACAGGTAAAGCAGTTGGAAAATGTAACGATTTATGAGTATACAACCATGAAAGATATCCTGATCGAGGATGGAGCGTGCTGCGGAATCCTGGCAGAAACAAAAAGCGGAGAAATGCTGAAAATTTATGTAAAAGATACGATCTGGGCAAGTGGCGGTATCGGCGGAAGATATCAGCATTCTACGAATTTTTCGCATCTGACGGGAGATGCCCTGGATATTTCCGAAAAACACGGAATTCGTCTGGAACATCTGGATTACGTACAGATCCATCCGACCACATTGTACTCGAAGAAACCGGGCCGGAGATTCCTGATTTCCGAATCGGTACGTGGAGAGGGAGCAATTCTACTGAATGCGAAGAAAGAACGGTTTGTCAATGAATTGCTGCCGAGAGACGTGGTGACGAAAGCAATTCGGGAAGAAATGGAAAAAGAAGGATCGGATCATGTCTGGCTGTCTATGGAGAATATTGACAAAGAAACGATTCTGAAACATTTCCCGAACATTTATCAGCATTGTCTGGAAGAAGGATATGACGTAACCAAAGAGCCGATTCCGGTGGTTCCGGCACAGCATTATTTTATGGGCGGTGTCTGGGTGGATTCTGACAGCCACACTTCTATGGGACATTTATATGCGGTAGGCGAGACAAGCTGTAACGGAGTCCATGGAGCCAACCGTCTTGCCAGCAATTCTTTATTGGAGAGTCTTGTGTTTGCAAAAAGAGCGGCACGGAAGATTACCGGAGAAACCATGAATCAAAACATGGATCAGGAGACAGACGCTCAGGATCGAAGAAAGACTGCAAATCCGGATGGAATCACAGAAACGGAAACGCAGACAGCAAAAGAGAATGTAAAAAAGCATGTAGCGTAA
- the nadA gene encoding quinolinate synthase NadA, giving the protein MAIQEEILKLKEEKNAVILAHYYVRPEVQAIADYVGDSFYLSKVAVDLKEQTIIFCGVSFMGESAKILNPEKHVLMPDMEADCPMAHMAAAEKIQKVREEYDDLAVVCYINSTAELKRHSDVCVTSANAVQIVKALPNKNIFFIPDRNLAHYIAEQVPEKHFIYNEGFCIVHEYMEVEEIKEAKAAHPEAEVLSHPECPPAVLAMSDYIGSTTGIIKQAGITDAKEMIICTESGVLYELEKRYPDKKFYFTETLPVCRNMKKVTLEKVLHVLQTGENEIFVDEVVRQESRKPLERMLELSK; this is encoded by the coding sequence ATGGCAATACAGGAAGAAATTTTAAAATTAAAAGAAGAAAAGAACGCAGTGATTCTGGCGCACTATTATGTCCGTCCGGAGGTGCAGGCGATTGCAGATTATGTGGGAGATTCTTTCTATCTGAGTAAAGTAGCAGTTGATCTGAAAGAACAGACGATTATTTTCTGTGGTGTGTCCTTTATGGGAGAGAGTGCAAAGATTCTGAATCCGGAAAAGCATGTGCTGATGCCGGATATGGAGGCAGACTGTCCGATGGCACATATGGCAGCAGCAGAAAAGATCCAGAAAGTCCGGGAAGAATATGACGACCTGGCAGTTGTCTGTTACATCAACTCTACCGCAGAGCTGAAACGGCACAGTGATGTCTGTGTGACATCTGCAAATGCAGTACAGATCGTAAAAGCCCTGCCGAACAAAAACATTTTCTTTATTCCGGATCGCAACCTGGCCCATTACATTGCAGAGCAGGTGCCGGAGAAACATTTTATCTATAATGAAGGATTCTGTATTGTCCATGAATATATGGAAGTGGAAGAGATCAAAGAAGCGAAGGCAGCCCATCCGGAGGCAGAAGTCCTGTCTCATCCGGAATGTCCGCCGGCAGTGCTTGCGATGTCCGATTACATAGGAAGTACTACCGGAATTATCAAACAGGCAGGAATCACCGATGCGAAAGAGATGATCATCTGTACCGAGAGCGGCGTGTTGTATGAATTGGAGAAACGCTATCCTGACAAGAAGTTTTATTTTACAGAGACATTACCTGTCTGTCGGAATATGAAGAAAGTAACCCTGGAAAAAGTTCTGCATGTTCTTCAGACCGGGGAAAATGAAATCTTTGTGGACGAGGTGGTTCGGCAAGAATCCAGGAAGCCACTGGAGCGGATGCTGGAACTGTCGAAGTAA
- the ttdB gene encoding L(+)-tartrate dehydratase subunit beta, with translation MVEMKDGKKILTTPISAEDLKDIHIGDIVYLNGSMTTCRDVAHRRLVEAGRELPVDVRDAAIFHAGPIIRPLENDKFEMVSVGPTTSMRMEKFEKEFVEQTGVKVIIGKGGMGPNTEYACKNYKAIHCVFPAGNAVVAATEVEEIVDAQWRDLGMPETLWHCRVKEFGPLIVSIDTEGRNLFEENKVIFNERKEKAVKEICKHVGFIK, from the coding sequence ATGGTAGAAATGAAAGATGGAAAGAAAATTTTAACAACACCGATCTCAGCAGAAGATCTGAAAGACATTCACATCGGAGACATTGTATATCTGAACGGAAGTATGACAACCTGCCGTGACGTAGCACACAGACGTCTGGTAGAAGCCGGAAGAGAACTTCCGGTCGATGTAAGAGATGCTGCAATCTTCCATGCAGGGCCGATCATCCGACCACTGGAAAATGATAAGTTTGAAATGGTATCTGTCGGACCGACTACCAGCATGCGTATGGAGAAATTCGAGAAAGAATTTGTAGAGCAGACCGGTGTAAAAGTCATCATCGGAAAAGGTGGAATGGGTCCGAATACGGAGTATGCCTGCAAGAATTATAAAGCAATCCACTGCGTATTTCCTGCCGGAAATGCAGTCGTTGCAGCCACAGAAGTCGAGGAGATCGTGGACGCACAGTGGAGAGATCTGGGAATGCCGGAAACATTGTGGCACTGCCGTGTGAAAGAATTCGGACCGCTGATCGTATCCATCGATACAGAAGGAAGAAACCTGTTCGAAGAAAACAAAGTCATCTTTAATGAAAGAAAAGAAAAAGCAGTGAAAGAAATCTGCAAACATGTAGGATTTATCAAATAA
- a CDS encoding InlB B-repeat-containing protein, with protein sequence MKKRILAILLASALTATPVSYVFAEEGTTQSIQTQEIQAQEVQAQTQEVPVEQGGVTGGYLDNDLEWNPPVYSDDSIRSAAELPSAYPGSIDAIRAKYPEPGNQNPYGTCWAFSTMGMAEFDLINKGMATQGINLSELQLAYFTYNFVQDPLGGTAGDIAKYYNENTSLKYLNKGGTYQYALRRLSQWIGPVNESEVPYSQAADSIQKGVDEKYAYGYDVAHLENAYEINMKQNQADVKSQIMKHGAAGVMYYHDDLNMGWNDTLQCYTYHAADVTGGSHAVMIVGWDDNFSKDNFISPNNNKPSNNGAWLIRNSWGFTQQYFWMSYESASLSNTAWVFDFGSKDNYDNNYQLDGGLETYEASYKTVANLFTTQKKDGVISESLKAVSLSFAKQSNVAYTIEIYTDLTNARDPYSGTKQDAATTTGASAYAGYYTIPLKQAVTLKPGSTYAVVVTTDKNAIDVEDGWSEAVDPSAANIVYTWERSVSQYNQKSFYLSGGKFQAMPAGNLRIKAFTDNQTKDLEQPDQPNPPAEAKTYTISYELNGGTNASGNPTSYKEGNDKIALKDATKKGYTFAGWYTESAFKNKLTEIPEKASGNYTLYAKWTANRYKVTFDANGGNVSTGSKEVSYEGTYGTLPIPSRTNYSFEGWYTAKSGGTKISASTKVTITAAQTLYAHWKEIPVDDSKMSLTYQSHVQTYGWQNWKTNGQVTGTSGQSKRVEAIKIKINNIPSRYKGDIRYTSHVQTYGWQGDVNNPDTWKKNGEMSGTSGESKRLEAIKIKLTGDLEKHYDIYYRVHSQNVGWLGWAKNGETAGTSGYSYRMEAVQIVLVKKGSSAPAANYGGITSTRSISMVVKPISIHYQSHVQTYGWQGWVSDGGLSGTSGEAKRLEGIKITLSNKDYSGSIRYTTHVQTYGWQGDVNNPNTWKKEGEMAGTSGESKRLEAFCLKLTGDLEKHYDVYYRTHVQHFGWLGWAKNGEKCGTTGFSYRMEALQIVLVKKGSKAPAANYGGIVSKDSRACVEKK encoded by the coding sequence ATGAAAAAAAGAATTTTGGCAATCTTGCTGGCAAGTGCGTTGACGGCAACTCCGGTAAGCTATGTTTTTGCGGAAGAAGGAACCACGCAGAGCATTCAGACACAGGAAATTCAGGCACAGGAAGTTCAGGCGCAGACCCAGGAGGTACCGGTGGAACAAGGCGGTGTGACCGGTGGCTACCTTGACAATGATCTGGAATGGAATCCGCCGGTCTACTCGGATGATTCGATTCGCAGTGCAGCAGAACTTCCTTCTGCTTATCCGGGAAGCATCGATGCAATCCGGGCAAAATATCCGGAACCGGGGAATCAGAATCCTTATGGAACCTGTTGGGCATTTTCCACCATGGGAATGGCAGAATTTGACCTGATCAATAAGGGAATGGCAACGCAGGGGATTAATCTAAGTGAGTTGCAGCTTGCATATTTTACCTATAATTTTGTGCAGGATCCATTAGGTGGAACCGCAGGGGATATCGCAAAATATTATAATGAAAATACAAGCTTAAAGTATCTAAATAAAGGCGGAACTTATCAGTATGCACTACGGCGTCTGTCTCAGTGGATCGGACCGGTCAATGAATCCGAAGTCCCTTATAGTCAGGCGGCAGATTCGATTCAAAAGGGTGTGGATGAAAAGTATGCCTATGGGTATGATGTGGCTCATCTGGAAAATGCTTATGAAATTAACATGAAGCAGAATCAGGCAGATGTAAAAAGTCAGATTATGAAGCATGGAGCAGCGGGAGTGATGTATTATCATGACGATCTGAATATGGGATGGAATGATACCTTGCAGTGTTATACTTATCATGCAGCGGATGTGACAGGAGGAAGTCATGCGGTGATGATTGTGGGTTGGGATGATAATTTTTCCAAAGACAATTTTATTTCTCCGAATAATAACAAGCCTTCCAACAATGGAGCCTGGTTGATCCGAAACAGTTGGGGATTTACGCAACAGTATTTCTGGATGTCCTATGAATCCGCATCATTGAGTAATACGGCATGGGTCTTTGATTTTGGATCGAAGGATAATTATGACAATAATTACCAGTTAGATGGTGGTCTGGAAACCTATGAGGCAAGTTATAAGACTGTGGCCAATCTCTTTACGACACAGAAAAAAGATGGGGTCATATCGGAAAGTCTAAAGGCAGTTTCTCTGTCGTTTGCCAAGCAATCCAATGTAGCATATACCATTGAAATTTATACGGATCTGACCAATGCGAGAGATCCATACAGTGGAACCAAGCAGGATGCAGCAACGACTACGGGAGCATCGGCTTATGCGGGCTATTATACGATCCCGTTGAAACAGGCAGTGACGCTGAAGCCGGGAAGTACCTATGCAGTTGTGGTGACAACCGATAAGAATGCCATAGACGTGGAAGACGGATGGAGTGAAGCGGTGGATCCGTCTGCTGCAAATATTGTTTATACCTGGGAGAGAAGCGTCAGTCAGTATAACCAGAAGAGTTTCTATCTGTCCGGTGGAAAATTCCAGGCAATGCCGGCAGGAAATCTTCGGATCAAAGCATTTACAGACAATCAGACCAAAGACCTGGAACAACCGGATCAGCCGAACCCGCCGGCAGAAGCGAAGACTTATACGATTTCCTATGAACTGAACGGCGGAACCAATGCTTCCGGCAATCCGACTTCCTATAAAGAAGGAAATGATAAGATCGCGCTGAAAGACGCCACGAAGAAAGGTTACACCTTTGCAGGATGGTATACGGAAAGTGCATTTAAAAATAAGTTGACAGAGATTCCGGAAAAGGCATCTGGAAACTATACCCTGTATGCAAAATGGACGGCAAATCGTTACAAGGTGACCTTTGATGCCAACGGAGGAAACGTATCGACCGGTTCAAAAGAGGTCAGTTATGAGGGAACCTATGGTACACTTCCGATACCAAGTCGAACCAATTATAGTTTTGAGGGGTGGTATACGGCAAAGAGCGGTGGGACGAAGATCAGTGCTTCGACCAAGGTGACGATCACGGCAGCACAGACTTTATATGCGCACTGGAAAGAGATTCCGGTGGATGACAGCAAGATGTCTCTGACGTATCAGTCCCACGTCCAGACCTATGGCTGGCAGAACTGGAAGACCAACGGACAGGTGACCGGAACCAGCGGACAATCCAAGAGAGTGGAAGCGATCAAAATCAAGATTAACAATATTCCTTCTCGGTACAAAGGAGATATTCGATATACTTCCCATGTGCAGACCTATGGCTGGCAGGGAGATGTGAACAATCCGGATACCTGGAAAAAGAATGGAGAAATGTCCGGAACCAGTGGAGAATCCAAGCGATTGGAGGCCATTAAGATCAAGCTGACCGGAGATCTGGAAAAGCATTATGACATTTATTACCGTGTACATTCTCAGAATGTGGGGTGGCTTGGCTGGGCAAAAAATGGAGAGACAGCCGGAACTTCTGGGTACAGTTACCGGATGGAGGCTGTTCAGATCGTTCTGGTTAAGAAAGGAAGCAGTGCACCGGCGGCAAACTACGGAGGAATCACTTCGACAAGAAGTATTTCCATGGTGGTCAAGCCGATTTCCATTCATTACCAGTCTCATGTGCAGACTTACGGTTGGCAGGGATGGGTCAGCGACGGAGGGCTTTCCGGAACCAGCGGAGAGGCAAAAAGACTGGAAGGCATCAAGATTACACTGAGTAATAAAGATTATTCCGGAAGCATTCGCTATACCACACATGTGCAGACCTATGGCTGGCAGGGAGATGTGAACAATCCGAATACCTGGAAAAAGGAAGGAGAAATGGCTGGAACCAGTGGAGAATCCAAGCGATTGGAAGCATTTTGCCTGAAATTGACCGGAGATTTGGAAAAGCACTATGACGTTTATTATCGGACTCACGTGCAGCACTTTGGCTGGCTAGGCTGGGCAAAGAATGGTGAAAAATGCGGAACTACGGGATTCTCTTACCGAATGGAAGCATTACAGATCGTGCTGGTGAAAAAAGGAAGTAAGGCACCGGCAGCAAATTACGGGGGCATTGTATCGAAAGATTCCAGAGCCTGCGTAGAGAAAAAGTAA